The Gemmatimonadota bacterium genome includes a window with the following:
- a CDS encoding prepilin-type N-terminal cleavage/methylation domain-containing protein — translation MRALMPGGHGESAESRRWSASRRRGFTLVETSTALLLASLGAAAVLPPALRFGDHLRLNAAREALAAVIAEGRGRAIETGSAEITVANSPWRVWVETPDSSYAPLALADFGVAVSLGTGGNGLPRSSRTLRFNSLGLGSVASQTITLSRGPVSKELVISSYGRVKRK, via the coding sequence ATGCGTGCGCTGATGCCGGGCGGTCATGGGGAATCTGCGGAGTCGCGCAGGTGGTCAGCGAGCCGGCGACGAGGATTCACCCTGGTCGAGACCTCGACGGCGCTTCTCCTGGCCTCGCTTGGCGCAGCGGCGGTTCTCCCGCCCGCGCTCCGGTTCGGCGATCACCTCAGACTCAATGCCGCACGAGAGGCTCTGGCGGCCGTCATAGCGGAAGGTCGCGGCCGCGCGATCGAGACCGGGAGCGCGGAGATCACCGTCGCGAACTCTCCCTGGCGGGTCTGGGTGGAGACGCCGGACTCGAGCTACGCGCCGCTGGCTCTTGCCGACTTCGGGGTCGCCGTCAGCCTGGGAACCGGAGGAAACGGCCTTCCTCGATCTAGTCGAACCCTGCGGTTCAACTCCCTTGGGCTCGGTTCGGTCGCAAGTCAGACCATCACCCTGAGCCGCGGTCCGGTCTCGAAGGAGCTGGTGATCTCCTCTTACGGAAGGGTGAAGCGCAAGTGA
- a CDS encoding prepilin-type N-terminal cleavage/methylation domain-containing protein has translation MYEFLKRAGCPTGSAAPGRDPSNPNTAGTVPLGRGRRPGPRSGFTLVELLVVIVIIGILTSVAIPRFSDARERAYFATLQSDLRSLALHQEVRHADSLNYAGSIGELEFVASSGVTVSITASTTTGWAATASHKGLASSQGCMTFSGAVASKPAIGSDTAANDGHITCVR, from the coding sequence ATGTACGAATTCCTCAAGCGCGCGGGCTGCCCGACAGGATCGGCGGCGCCCGGACGCGACCCGTCGAACCCGAACACCGCCGGCACGGTCCCCCTCGGGCGCGGGCGACGGCCAGGGCCTCGGTCCGGCTTCACCCTCGTCGAACTCCTCGTCGTGATCGTGATCATCGGCATACTCACATCCGTCGCCATCCCTCGCTTCAGCGACGCGCGCGAGCGAGCCTACTTCGCCACTCTCCAATCCGATCTGCGCAGCCTGGCTCTCCATCAGGAGGTGCGCCACGCGGACTCGCTCAACTATGCCGGCTCCATCGGCGAGCTCGAATTCGTCGCCTCCTCCGGGGTCACCGTGTCGATCACGGCCTCGACCACCACAGGTTGGGCGGCGACGGCCTCGCACAAGGGTCTCGCCAGCTCGCAGGGGTGCATGACCTTTTCGGGAGCGGTCGCGTCGAAACCCGCCATCGGCTCGGATACCGCCGCCAACGACGGTCACATAACATGCGTGCGCTGA